Proteins encoded in a region of the Novibacillus thermophilus genome:
- a CDS encoding MetQ/NlpA family ABC transporter substrate-binding protein has translation MKKTRIFIIALIFTVTLSACGGDLGEEASSEESNTLSEDRLIIGVTAGPHEQIMEKVKEVAAKDGLDIQIEVFTDYVMVNTALAEGDLDANSYQHKPYLDDFVAERNLDLSHVADTVNFPMGIYSEKIKDIRELKEGDTLGLPNDPTNSARALLLFEDAGLIKLREGAGVTASVQDIEENPLNLEFVELEAAQIPRQLSELTAAAINTNYAMEAGYVPAEDAIAIEPKDSPWVNIIAVRTENKDDPVLDKLIKAYHSDEVKQFVEEEFSGSVIPSW, from the coding sequence ATGAAAAAAACACGCATCTTCATCATCGCGCTAATTTTCACCGTCACGCTTTCTGCTTGCGGCGGAGATCTTGGCGAAGAAGCTTCAAGCGAAGAAAGCAACACCTTGAGCGAAGACAGACTCATCATCGGCGTGACCGCCGGCCCTCACGAACAAATCATGGAAAAAGTGAAGGAAGTGGCGGCAAAAGACGGCCTTGACATTCAAATTGAAGTGTTCACGGACTACGTTATGGTGAACACGGCCCTGGCCGAAGGGGACTTGGATGCGAACAGTTATCAGCACAAGCCGTATCTGGATGACTTCGTCGCTGAGCGCAACCTGGATTTGTCTCACGTTGCTGACACCGTCAATTTCCCGATGGGAATCTATTCTGAAAAAATTAAAGACATCCGCGAACTAAAAGAAGGTGACACCCTCGGACTGCCAAACGACCCGACAAACAGCGCCCGCGCGTTGCTTCTCTTTGAAGATGCCGGATTGATTAAATTAAGAGAAGGCGCCGGCGTGACGGCCTCCGTTCAGGACATAGAAGAAAATCCCCTCAACTTGGAGTTTGTCGAACTGGAAGCAGCCCAAATCCCACGGCAACTGAGTGAATTAACCGCTGCAGCCATTAACACCAACTATGCGATGGAAGCCGGATATGTGCCAGCGGAGGACGCGATTGCCATCGAACCGAAAGACTCCCCTTGGGTGAACATTATCGCCGTTCGCACGGAAAACAAAGACGACCCGGTCCTCGACAAGCTGATCAAGGCGTACCATTCTGACGAAGTGAAGCAGTTCGTAGAAGAAGAGTTCTCGGGCTCTGTCATACCGTCTTGGTAA
- a CDS encoding sodium:solute symporter family protein, with the protein MNEYGVWLIGLAVVYTFLLIFSGYVARRKAARGEDFFVGGRQFSPLVVALCITGLFSGSTYISILELAYLKGISAVWYGVAETVQVLIIAFILLAPFRERMLVTISGLIGDYYGRWAKLISGAITAFSFPMWSVATAIAFASAIHVFTGIPLFFSVALTSLLLFIYLQAGGMWSVAFTQSVNAVVFSLMFVVGLIAFFVNPGIEGLVQLAQTQPDMFTWGNAGLQVIVAWFGTFLVNVLLAQAAFQMALSCRTAKEGQKGLKMAAVMGIPFVILGVLFGMAAAVVVPDAGKGLIAIPQYLMQVLPAPLAGLFFLGIWACALSWGAPCQFSGATSLGRDVGSALNPRATNDRLVRYTKWSLLLLTGLMILFGTLRTEQSAWWNILAWTVRNSATFAPVLGALFWPLVTKGGAVISMVGGFASGLLWYHLGEWSPDHFFLNTHPVWVGMGINLALMIVTSLWEHRGQWRVSSPDSWLAWFGVIATAALAFVNILAFETLYTSGLLGLTIFSMFVAVFIALIQLTHTSTSIWNKEHCEKPIA; encoded by the coding sequence ATGAATGAATACGGTGTGTGGCTGATAGGATTAGCTGTTGTCTATACGTTTCTGTTAATCTTTTCCGGTTATGTCGCGAGGCGTAAAGCAGCTCGCGGAGAGGACTTTTTTGTCGGCGGCCGTCAATTTTCGCCGCTTGTCGTCGCCCTCTGTATCACCGGACTGTTTTCCGGCTCAACTTACATCTCCATTTTAGAATTAGCATACTTGAAAGGCATATCAGCTGTTTGGTATGGAGTCGCTGAAACGGTGCAAGTGTTAATTATCGCCTTTATTCTGCTCGCACCGTTTCGCGAACGGATGCTGGTGACGATCTCGGGCCTCATTGGTGATTATTACGGGCGTTGGGCGAAACTGATCAGTGGTGCCATTACAGCATTCTCTTTTCCGATGTGGTCAGTGGCGACGGCCATCGCTTTTGCTTCTGCTATCCATGTGTTTACCGGCATCCCCCTCTTTTTTTCTGTTGCGTTGACATCCCTCTTGCTCTTCATCTATTTGCAAGCAGGTGGAATGTGGTCAGTTGCCTTTACGCAAAGCGTCAATGCAGTCGTATTCTCACTGATGTTTGTGGTGGGGTTAATCGCTTTTTTTGTCAACCCGGGAATAGAGGGTCTGGTTCAGCTAGCCCAAACACAACCAGACATGTTTACATGGGGAAATGCCGGTTTACAAGTGATCGTTGCGTGGTTCGGCACATTTCTCGTCAATGTATTGTTGGCCCAGGCGGCCTTCCAGATGGCGTTGTCCTGCCGAACCGCAAAAGAAGGCCAGAAGGGACTAAAAATGGCAGCCGTCATGGGGATACCGTTTGTGATCCTCGGTGTGCTTTTCGGGATGGCCGCTGCCGTGGTCGTCCCAGACGCAGGCAAGGGCTTGATCGCCATTCCCCAGTATCTCATGCAAGTCCTCCCTGCGCCTTTAGCCGGACTGTTTTTCCTCGGCATATGGGCTTGTGCCCTGAGCTGGGGAGCGCCGTGTCAGTTTTCCGGGGCGACCAGTTTAGGCAGGGATGTCGGCAGTGCTTTAAATCCCCGCGCGACCAATGATCGACTCGTTCGCTATACGAAGTGGTCGCTGTTGTTACTGACAGGTTTAATGATCCTGTTTGGCACTCTGCGCACTGAACAGTCCGCGTGGTGGAATATACTCGCTTGGACCGTGCGCAATTCGGCGACTTTCGCACCGGTGTTAGGCGCCTTGTTCTGGCCGCTCGTGACGAAGGGAGGCGCTGTGATCTCAATGGTTGGAGGATTTGCATCAGGTTTGTTGTGGTACCACTTGGGCGAATGGTCACCCGATCACTTTTTCCTTAACACCCATCCGGTGTGGGTAGGTATGGGAATAAATTTAGCTTTAATGATAGTCACAAGTTTGTGGGAACATCGGGGCCAATGGCGGGTGAGCTCCCCCGATTCGTGGCTCGCTTGGTTCGGAGTCATCGCGACAGCCGCTTTAGCATTTGTCAACATACTGGCATTTGAAACACTCTATACCTCAGGGCTTTTAGGCTTGACCATATTCAGTATGTTCGTCGCGGTGTTCATTGCGCTAATTCAACTGACACATACGTCCACATCCATCTGGAACAAGGAGCATTGTGAAAAGCCCATCGCTTAG
- a CDS encoding MTH1187 family thiamine-binding protein: MPRVNVSIQVIPRVTGDQDIYDIVDEAIGVIQQSGVKYEVGPMETTMEGEYDELMDVVKRAQEAVIAAGSERVITIVKIDYSPSGVTMEEKVGKYRQR; the protein is encoded by the coding sequence ATGCCCCGTGTCAATGTCAGCATTCAAGTCATCCCCCGTGTGACAGGGGATCAAGATATTTACGACATCGTGGACGAAGCCATTGGCGTGATTCAGCAGTCGGGCGTGAAGTACGAAGTAGGTCCGATGGAGACGACGATGGAAGGTGAGTACGACGAGTTGATGGACGTTGTGAAGAGAGCCCAGGAAGCGGTGATTGCGGCGGGAAGCGAGCGGGTGATCACCATTGTGAAAATTGACTACAGTCCATCCGGGGTGACGATGGAAGAAAAAGTGGGCAAGTACCGGCAAAGGTGA
- a CDS encoding ABC transporter permease: MRRVKWRQHAMTVWPPVLLATVFLALWELGVHVFDVDMWLLPAPSDIVFAFLHNVEVVNRHMWPTLQEAMLGFATGIAVALSLAVLIELSPWLRRGLYPLLVGTQTVPIIAIAPLFIVWFGYGLLPKVLIVALVTFFPVAVSTVDGLSSADRDMVRLLRSMGAGKWQIFRMVRFPHALPYVFSGLKIAATYSVLGAVIAEWLGADAGLGVMLVRAQNSFSADNVFVAIVVITFWSLVLFGFIQAASRLLAPWAYTREQEQWERKNAK, from the coding sequence GTGAGACGCGTGAAGTGGCGACAGCATGCCATGACTGTTTGGCCGCCAGTCTTGCTCGCGACTGTGTTTCTCGCCCTGTGGGAACTCGGGGTGCATGTCTTTGACGTGGACATGTGGTTGTTGCCGGCGCCGAGTGACATAGTCTTTGCCTTTTTACACAATGTAGAAGTCGTCAACCGTCACATGTGGCCGACGTTGCAGGAAGCGATGCTCGGCTTTGCGACAGGCATTGCCGTAGCCCTGTCGTTAGCCGTTCTCATTGAACTGTCTCCCTGGCTGCGCCGGGGACTGTATCCGCTTTTGGTCGGGACGCAAACGGTGCCGATCATTGCTATCGCCCCTCTGTTTATCGTCTGGTTCGGGTACGGTTTGCTGCCAAAGGTGCTCATCGTCGCCCTGGTCACGTTTTTTCCGGTCGCTGTGAGTACAGTGGACGGGCTGAGTTCGGCAGACAGGGACATGGTGCGGTTACTACGGTCCATGGGGGCAGGAAAGTGGCAGATCTTTCGCATGGTGCGCTTTCCCCATGCGCTGCCGTACGTGTTTTCCGGTTTGAAGATCGCCGCGACGTACAGTGTCCTCGGGGCGGTTATCGCCGAGTGGTTAGGAGCCGATGCCGGGCTCGGCGTGATGCTCGTCCGGGCACAAAACTCGTTTTCTGCTGACAACGTGTTTGTCGCGATTGTCGTCATTACGTTCTGGAGTTTGGTGTTGTTTGGATTCATTCAGGCGGCGTCTCGATTGTTGGCGCCGTGGGCGTACACGCGCGAACAAGAACAGTGGGAAAGGAAGAACGCAAAGTGA
- a CDS encoding ABC transporter substrate-binding protein, which yields MTQHNHWRTVVVIVSMSCLLVLSACGGGNSDTPQEEGRDSGEVESDELTQVTVMLDWVPNTNHTGLYVAQEQGYFAEEGLEVEITTPAETSANQLVGAGNAEFGVSSQEYVIQARAEGIPVVSIAAVLQHNTSGFAAPKEKNITSPQDFVGKTYGGWGSPIENAFLKTVLRMDGVEVDDVEDKVNIVNVGEADFFAATSRDVDFQWIYYGWTGIEAELRDFPIDIIYLNDLDPVLDFYTPTLITNESMIEEKPEIVEKFMRAVSKGYLFAIDEPDAAAEILIEVTPETDPELIRASQQWMSARYRDDAETWGVQDEQRWIDFTDWMVEHELIETAIDPTEAFTNAFLPES from the coding sequence GTGACACAACACAACCATTGGAGGACGGTCGTCGTCATCGTCAGCATGTCCTGTCTCCTCGTGTTATCTGCATGTGGGGGAGGAAACTCGGATACTCCGCAAGAAGAAGGACGAGACAGTGGAGAGGTTGAGAGTGACGAGTTGACGCAGGTGACCGTGATGCTCGACTGGGTGCCGAATACGAACCACACCGGTCTGTACGTCGCCCAGGAACAAGGCTATTTTGCCGAGGAAGGACTGGAGGTGGAGATCACCACGCCGGCTGAGACGTCAGCTAACCAGCTCGTCGGTGCGGGAAACGCTGAGTTTGGCGTAAGCTCGCAGGAGTATGTCATTCAGGCCAGGGCAGAAGGGATTCCTGTTGTCTCTATTGCTGCCGTCTTGCAGCACAACACGTCCGGTTTTGCTGCGCCGAAGGAGAAAAACATCACATCTCCGCAAGATTTTGTAGGGAAGACGTACGGCGGTTGGGGGTCGCCGATTGAAAACGCCTTTCTTAAGACAGTTCTGCGCATGGACGGCGTAGAAGTGGACGATGTCGAGGACAAAGTGAATATCGTCAATGTCGGAGAAGCCGATTTTTTTGCCGCTACGTCACGGGACGTTGACTTCCAATGGATTTATTACGGCTGGACGGGTATCGAAGCGGAATTGCGCGACTTTCCCATTGACATCATCTATTTGAACGATCTCGATCCGGTCCTCGATTTTTACACCCCGACGCTTATTACGAATGAGAGTATGATAGAGGAAAAGCCCGAAATAGTGGAGAAATTTATGCGCGCAGTGAGCAAGGGGTACTTGTTCGCCATCGATGAACCGGACGCAGCAGCAGAGATTTTGATTGAGGTGACACCTGAAACAGACCCCGAACTGATTCGCGCTTCTCAACAGTGGATGAGCGCACGTTACCGCGACGATGCGGAAACGTGGGGCGTGCAGGACGAACAGAGGTGGATCGACTTCACTGATTGGATGGTCGAACACGAACTGATTGAAACGGCCATTGATCCCACCGAAGCGTTTACCAATGCATTTTTACCGGAGTCGTAA
- a CDS encoding ABC transporter ATP-binding protein: protein MKIVLDTLCKTYRTPSGELPALNGVSLTVKEGEFVSLIGPSGCGKSTLFNIVSGLEHPDRGTVKKDGEDITGETGHVSYMMQKDCLFPWRTILDNAVVGAEVRGASRKEARERARELLSAFGLEQFADAYPVRLSGGMRQRAALLRTVMMERDVWLLDEPFGALDALTRDRMQDWLLGIWDQFNRSILFITHSIDEAIYLSDRVYVLSSRPATVTAEWSIELPRPRGRKLVTDERFLYYKEQLLTELNQNENPR from the coding sequence ATGAAGATTGTGCTGGACACTCTGTGTAAAACATACCGCACCCCTTCTGGAGAATTGCCGGCTTTAAACGGTGTCAGCCTGACAGTAAAAGAAGGTGAATTTGTGAGTCTCATCGGGCCGAGCGGGTGCGGCAAGAGTACGCTGTTTAACATCGTGAGCGGTCTGGAGCACCCTGACCGCGGCACGGTAAAAAAAGATGGAGAAGACATCACGGGAGAGACCGGACACGTCAGTTACATGATGCAGAAGGACTGTCTCTTTCCTTGGCGGACAATCCTCGACAACGCTGTGGTCGGAGCGGAAGTGCGGGGAGCTTCTCGCAAGGAGGCACGGGAGAGAGCGCGGGAACTGCTGTCTGCCTTCGGTTTGGAACAGTTTGCCGACGCATACCCTGTCCGTCTGTCCGGTGGGATGCGGCAGCGCGCTGCGCTGTTGCGAACCGTGATGATGGAGCGCGATGTGTGGCTGCTGGATGAGCCGTTCGGCGCCCTCGACGCGTTGACGCGCGACCGCATGCAAGATTGGCTGTTGGGTATATGGGATCAGTTCAATCGTTCTATTTTGTTTATCACGCACAGTATCGACGAGGCGATCTACCTGTCCGACCGGGTGTACGTGCTGTCATCCCGTCCGGCCACTGTAACGGCTGAATGGTCGATTGAGTTGCCGCGCCCCCGGGGGCGCAAACTGGTCACGGACGAACGCTTTCTTTACTACAAGGAGCAGCTGTTGACAGAACTGAATCAAAACGAAAACCCCCGCTGA
- a CDS encoding sensor histidine kinase, giving the protein MRDQQLFRKTSATWFGLPELELYLIDGERNRLLLLKNPMGQSAETLSHMRRTLIYSGLIAILLGVLISYGTSRYTVTPIRNIQHVARKVVQGDFRQRVRMESYEELDDLAATFNQAVDRVEETMKEQQRLDQLSKQFVSNVSHEFRVPLTSLAGFLELLQEDKIPAKDKGKVTAIMQKDVERLSRLVHDLLDLSRLQSGKIELERELVPLKPTVEETLDRLSPQLENKPLSVTSDVKPSLVVWADEDRLQQILLNLIGNAVQHSPAGESVEIGARSVQGGQAVQITVVNRGTTIPPEELPYLWERFTKVDKSRSKQGTGLGLAITRELVHLHGGHIEADNLPDQSGVRVTFTLPAREN; this is encoded by the coding sequence TTGCGGGATCAGCAACTTTTCCGTAAGACGTCCGCCACCTGGTTCGGTCTGCCGGAACTGGAGCTGTACCTCATCGACGGAGAGCGCAACCGGCTCCTGCTTCTAAAAAACCCGATGGGCCAATCCGCCGAAACGTTGTCGCACATGCGCCGGACCCTCATCTACTCCGGCCTGATCGCCATCCTCCTCGGCGTCCTAATCTCGTACGGCACGTCTCGCTACACGGTCACACCCATTCGCAACATACAACACGTCGCGCGCAAAGTGGTGCAAGGCGATTTTCGACAACGCGTCCGAATGGAATCGTACGAGGAACTAGACGATCTAGCCGCCACATTCAATCAAGCGGTCGACCGCGTAGAAGAGACAATGAAAGAACAGCAACGCCTGGATCAACTCAGCAAACAATTCGTTTCCAACGTCTCCCACGAATTTCGCGTCCCGCTCACGTCGCTGGCCGGGTTTCTCGAACTGCTACAAGAGGACAAAATACCGGCAAAAGACAAAGGGAAAGTAACGGCGATCATGCAAAAGGACGTCGAGCGCTTGAGCCGTCTCGTTCACGATCTGTTGGACCTTTCCCGGTTGCAGTCGGGGAAGATTGAACTGGAACGCGAACTCGTTCCCTTAAAGCCGACAGTCGAGGAGACCCTCGACCGCTTATCACCCCAGTTGGAGAACAAACCTTTGTCCGTGACGTCGGATGTCAAGCCGTCACTCGTCGTTTGGGCTGACGAAGACCGCTTGCAGCAAATACTGCTCAACTTGATCGGGAATGCCGTACAGCATTCGCCTGCCGGAGAATCGGTCGAGATTGGCGCCCGTTCCGTTCAGGGAGGTCAAGCGGTCCAAATCACTGTCGTCAACAGAGGAACGACGATTCCGCCGGAAGAGCTCCCCTATTTGTGGGAGCGGTTCACCAAAGTCGATAAGTCCCGCTCTAAACAGGGAACGGGTTTAGGCCTCGCCATCACCCGCGAACTGGTCCACTTACACGGCGGACACATTGAAGCTGACAACTTGCCGGATCAATCCGGTGTCCGCGTCACCTTCACGTTACCTGCTCGTGAAAATTAA
- a CDS encoding response regulator transcription factor: protein MQAHILVIEDDQHIQEMLKYTLESETYRVSSAFSGREGMDLFEQMTPDLVLLDIMLPDLDGWEVLERIRLRGSTPVIMLTAKGEVEDKIKGLNLGSDDYITKPFSPGELLARIRAVLRRVEPESKKVMSWPNLTIHRDERLVKAKGQPVTLTRKEFDLLLYLATHKGQVISREHLLSKIWDYAYLGDTRTVDTHVKRLREKLESRTAPYRYIRTVWGSGYTFEVMRDEEV from the coding sequence TTGCAAGCGCACATTCTCGTGATCGAAGATGACCAACACATTCAGGAAATGCTCAAATATACGCTAGAAAGTGAAACTTACCGGGTCAGCTCGGCATTTTCCGGCAGAGAAGGAATGGATTTGTTTGAACAAATGACCCCTGACCTCGTGCTACTGGATATTATGCTCCCCGATCTAGACGGTTGGGAAGTGCTGGAGCGGATACGCCTCCGCGGATCGACGCCCGTCATCATGCTGACCGCGAAAGGAGAAGTGGAAGACAAGATTAAAGGGTTGAATCTAGGCAGTGACGATTACATCACCAAGCCTTTCAGCCCTGGAGAATTGTTGGCCCGCATAAGGGCTGTCCTGCGAAGAGTGGAACCGGAATCAAAAAAAGTGATGAGTTGGCCGAATCTTACGATCCACCGCGACGAGCGCCTGGTAAAGGCCAAAGGCCAGCCAGTCACGCTGACCCGCAAAGAGTTCGACTTACTGCTGTACTTGGCAACACACAAGGGACAAGTGATCAGCCGGGAGCACTTGCTCAGTAAAATATGGGACTACGCCTACCTCGGCGACACGCGCACAGTCGACACTCACGTCAAGCGGCTGAGAGAAAAACTAGAATCCCGTACCGCCCCTTACCGGTACATCCGCACCGTCTGGGGCAGCGGGTACACCTTTGAAGTGATGCGCGATGAGGAAGTATAA
- a CDS encoding FIMAH domain-containing protein: MQKWLPRVALAVLLVFSFTLPTVEDSVQATTGNGEGPEPVDIGPKLRSEELEEIEIDSSSVPLRTFSEAALQTYEPTPGTERFFLSLDDTQGYYFKDYTLRAVGEYAEIWVANDRDFPQEERNDSVEITDEQVAYILSEFDTNIYGKVTEFFGMPNSHNGENQHQLITDTFGEDYYVSSDGSDRNIILVDNVRDANFYDPEFPSYIAGFYSPVFEMYTDRNIITIDAYDWENRVGPDAARPHLYEGTVAHEYQHLIHDDNDSDEETWINEGMSDFAEFLVGYGHPDSHVDFFRDHPENSLVAWEDQGPYEILADYGIAYLFQLYLNDHYGGSEFIQALATNEKNGIEGVNDTLQAFGYEVTFEDVYRDFQTALVIDAEDGENEKYGFKSIDFTINVDTEEAYNTPGAPAWGTDFVKLERKDVQSLFFDGIDFLPTEWTVADDPENADNDVFWGGAGSLANHFMIKAFDLSGVEGAELTFDTWYEIEEAWDYGFVQVSTDGGETWTSLANENTRSDLDPNAHPNVVENVPGFTGSSGGWTTQTFDLSAYDGQQILLAFRYVTDWASEEAGWYVDNIRIDAVGYENDGGNLDDFQGLNEVVGRYVDYLVTFIQEKPQGNHAVIHVDPFNMTSDEEKELESFTQLNPGDELVMTVTYGAPQGDLAYADYEYDVRYHPHSVSELQVLVEHFNEEGAFRNDGAVRSLLVHLMAVDRFERQGDADKVVKHMQNFKQLLGHQGENGLISAEALDVLQSGADTVIAKWQE, encoded by the coding sequence ATGCAAAAGTGGTTGCCCCGTGTGGCCTTAGCTGTTTTACTCGTCTTTTCGTTCACCTTGCCAACGGTAGAAGATTCTGTTCAGGCGACAACGGGGAATGGGGAAGGGCCAGAACCTGTTGACATCGGCCCGAAGTTGCGGAGTGAAGAACTAGAGGAGATAGAGATCGATTCATCGTCTGTTCCGCTGCGGACATTTAGCGAAGCAGCGTTACAGACGTACGAACCGACACCGGGAACAGAGCGCTTCTTCCTGTCCTTAGACGATACGCAAGGATACTACTTTAAAGATTACACACTGCGGGCCGTCGGGGAATACGCAGAGATCTGGGTGGCGAATGACCGCGATTTCCCTCAGGAAGAGCGGAACGACTCTGTCGAGATTACGGACGAACAGGTGGCATACATCCTGTCCGAGTTCGACACGAACATTTACGGAAAAGTGACAGAGTTTTTCGGTATGCCGAATTCGCACAACGGAGAAAACCAGCATCAACTCATAACGGACACGTTCGGTGAAGATTACTATGTCAGTTCAGACGGCAGTGACCGGAACATCATTCTTGTCGACAACGTGCGGGACGCAAATTTCTACGATCCGGAATTTCCGAGTTACATTGCCGGATTTTACTCTCCGGTGTTCGAGATGTACACAGATCGCAATATTATCACGATCGATGCGTACGATTGGGAGAACCGAGTTGGACCGGATGCCGCTAGACCGCATCTGTACGAAGGAACGGTTGCCCACGAATACCAGCATCTCATCCACGACGACAACGATTCTGACGAAGAAACATGGATCAACGAAGGGATGTCCGACTTCGCAGAATTTCTCGTCGGGTACGGCCACCCTGACAGTCACGTGGACTTCTTCCGCGACCATCCGGAGAACTCTCTAGTCGCCTGGGAAGATCAAGGGCCGTATGAAATACTGGCTGACTACGGCATCGCGTACTTATTTCAACTCTATCTAAACGATCACTACGGCGGCAGCGAGTTCATCCAAGCCTTGGCAACCAATGAGAAGAACGGGATCGAAGGAGTGAACGACACGCTGCAGGCGTTTGGGTACGAAGTGACGTTTGAAGATGTGTACCGCGATTTCCAGACGGCCCTCGTCATTGACGCCGAAGACGGCGAAAACGAGAAGTACGGGTTTAAGAGTATCGACTTTACGATTAACGTCGATACAGAAGAAGCGTACAACACGCCCGGCGCTCCGGCGTGGGGTACCGACTTTGTCAAGCTCGAACGCAAAGATGTCCAAAGTTTATTTTTTGACGGAATTGATTTTCTGCCCACTGAATGGACGGTTGCCGACGATCCTGAAAATGCGGACAATGACGTGTTTTGGGGTGGAGCGGGTTCCCTTGCGAACCACTTCATGATTAAGGCCTTTGATTTAAGCGGAGTGGAAGGCGCCGAATTGACATTCGACACGTGGTACGAGATCGAAGAGGCGTGGGATTACGGTTTTGTGCAAGTGTCGACGGACGGAGGAGAGACGTGGACGTCCCTCGCCAACGAGAACACCCGGTCTGACCTCGATCCGAATGCCCATCCCAACGTCGTGGAAAATGTGCCCGGATTTACCGGTTCTTCTGGAGGATGGACGACCCAGACGTTTGATTTAAGCGCCTACGACGGGCAGCAAATCCTTCTCGCTTTCCGTTACGTCACCGACTGGGCTTCAGAAGAGGCTGGCTGGTATGTGGACAACATCCGTATAGATGCGGTTGGATATGAGAACGACGGCGGAAATCTCGACGATTTTCAAGGGTTGAACGAGGTGGTGGGGCGCTATGTCGACTACCTGGTGACGTTTATACAGGAGAAACCGCAAGGGAATCACGCTGTCATCCACGTCGACCCGTTTAACATGACGAGTGACGAGGAAAAAGAACTGGAATCGTTCACCCAGCTCAACCCTGGTGACGAGCTGGTGATGACCGTGACGTACGGTGCGCCGCAGGGAGATCTCGCCTACGCCGATTACGAATATGACGTGCGTTATCACCCCCACAGTGTTTCGGAGCTTCAAGTACTAGTGGAGCACTTTAACGAGGAAGGAGCCTTTCGTAACGACGGCGCCGTCCGCTCTTTGCTGGTCCATTTAATGGCAGTGGACCGCTTTGAACGGCAAGGGGATGCTGACAAGGTTGTGAAACACATGCAAAACTTTAAACAGTTGCTCGGGCACCAAGGGGAAAACGGGCTCATTTCAGCGGAAGCGCTCGACGTCCTGCAGAGCGGTGCGGACACTGTCATAGCCAAGTGGCAGGAGTAA